Proteins from a genomic interval of Marmoricola sp. OAE513:
- a CDS encoding ABC transporter permease — MNAVKLSQTVARSLLAPLIAVVVSMLVTSLVVVIAGASVGDFFSVLFRAPNHRNIVNIVNQTSMLFLAALAASIGFRMNLFNIGVEGQYTIAAYMAAWIAGEALLPGKLNILLALVVAVTVGAVWAGIAGVLKVTRGVSEVISTIMLNAIAVTIVGYLLNNYGDEAGQGRRTTPIPDSSRLAGWQPWDVGDGAIWTLALIAVLAGVSMSFVINRTRFGFDLRATGTNEDAAVASGVNVKKMVVISMLLSGGIAGLIWMPALFGGANSYGTSFQPLLGFTGIAVALLGRNRPLGMAFGAVLFAWLSEQANPLTLDADISPSIVQITQGVVVLAVVVAYEVVRRWGVAREQRELRAALDSGPKTEVTA, encoded by the coding sequence ATGAACGCCGTGAAGCTCAGCCAGACCGTCGCCCGGTCCCTGCTGGCCCCGCTGATCGCGGTGGTCGTCTCGATGCTGGTCACCAGCCTGGTGGTGGTCATCGCCGGTGCGTCGGTGGGCGACTTCTTCTCGGTGCTCTTCCGGGCTCCGAACCACCGCAACATCGTCAACATCGTCAACCAGACCTCGATGCTGTTCCTGGCGGCGCTGGCCGCTTCCATCGGGTTCCGGATGAACCTGTTCAACATCGGGGTCGAGGGCCAGTACACGATCGCGGCGTACATGGCCGCGTGGATCGCCGGTGAGGCGTTGCTGCCGGGCAAGCTCAACATCCTGCTCGCCCTGGTGGTGGCCGTGACGGTCGGAGCCGTCTGGGCCGGGATCGCCGGGGTGCTCAAGGTGACCCGTGGCGTGAGCGAGGTCATCTCGACCATCATGCTCAACGCGATCGCGGTGACCATCGTCGGCTACCTGCTGAACAACTACGGTGACGAAGCCGGTCAGGGCCGTCGTACGACGCCGATCCCGGACAGCAGCCGGCTCGCAGGCTGGCAACCCTGGGACGTCGGCGACGGCGCCATCTGGACGCTCGCGCTGATCGCCGTGCTGGCCGGGGTCTCGATGTCGTTCGTCATCAACCGGACCCGGTTCGGCTTCGACCTGCGCGCCACCGGCACCAACGAGGACGCCGCTGTCGCCTCCGGTGTGAACGTGAAGAAGATGGTCGTCATCTCGATGCTGCTCTCCGGGGGTATCGCCGGCCTGATCTGGATGCCGGCACTGTTCGGCGGGGCCAACTCCTACGGGACCAGCTTCCAGCCGCTGCTCGGCTTCACCGGCATCGCCGTCGCGCTGCTCGGACGCAACCGGCCGCTCGGAATGGCCTTCGGTGCGGTGCTGTTCGCCTGGCTCTCGGAGCAGGCGAACCCGCTGACGCTGGACGCCGACATCTCTCCGTCGATCGTGCAGATCACCCAGGGCGTCGTCGTCCTCGCGGTCGTGGTCGCCTACGAGGTCGTCAGACGCTGGGGAGTCGCCCGGGAGCAACGTGAGCTCCGCGCAGCGTTGGACAGCGGACCGAAGACGGAGGTGACCGCATGA
- a CDS encoding ABC transporter ATP-binding protein, which translates to MSAAATERSGGIVLRDILKQFPGVVANHDVNITIRPATVHALIGENGAGKSTLMKILYGVQKPDGGTIEVDGTQVSFSSPTDAIKVGIGMVFQHFMLADNLTVLENVVLGAEKLFGIGDRARDEITRISDAYGFGLDPDELVEDLGVGQRQRVEILKVLYRGAKIIILDEPTAVLVPQEVDALFANLRELRASGHTVLFISHKLDEVLAIADDITVMRRGATVGEADPRTATKKQLAELMVGSELPSPETEESTVTDTVLLSLSDVGLEGEGGRPLLKGISLSIRKGEVLGIAGVEGNGQEELVETIMGMRKGSGTIALNGVDIASWDTRERREAGIGFVPADRHRHGLLLDAPLWENRILGHQTRPPSSNGLLIQAKDAKADTERIVREYDVRTPSISTSARALSGGNQQKLIVGREMSGDPVLLIASHPTRGVDVGAQAAIWDHIKRARREGLGVLLISADLDELIGLSDTIDVILRGELVGRFDPRSVTPQDLGSAMTGGKGA; encoded by the coding sequence GTGAGCGCAGCCGCCACCGAGCGATCCGGGGGGATCGTCCTCCGCGACATCCTCAAGCAGTTCCCCGGGGTCGTGGCCAACCACGACGTCAACATCACCATCAGGCCGGCCACCGTGCACGCGCTGATCGGTGAGAACGGTGCCGGCAAGTCGACGCTGATGAAGATCCTGTACGGGGTCCAGAAGCCGGACGGCGGCACGATCGAGGTCGACGGGACCCAGGTCTCCTTCTCCTCGCCGACCGACGCGATCAAGGTCGGCATCGGCATGGTGTTCCAGCACTTCATGCTCGCCGACAACCTGACGGTCCTCGAGAACGTCGTCCTCGGTGCCGAGAAGCTCTTCGGCATCGGCGACCGCGCCCGCGACGAGATCACCCGGATCTCCGACGCCTACGGCTTCGGCCTCGACCCGGACGAGCTGGTCGAGGACCTCGGCGTCGGGCAGCGCCAGCGGGTCGAGATCCTCAAGGTGCTCTACCGGGGCGCCAAGATCATCATCCTGGACGAGCCGACCGCGGTCCTCGTGCCCCAGGAGGTGGACGCGCTCTTCGCGAACCTCCGGGAGCTGCGGGCCTCGGGCCACACCGTGCTGTTCATCAGCCACAAGCTCGACGAGGTCCTGGCCATCGCCGACGACATCACGGTGATGCGTCGCGGCGCCACCGTCGGTGAGGCCGACCCGAGGACGGCCACCAAGAAGCAGCTCGCCGAGCTGATGGTCGGCTCGGAGCTGCCGTCGCCGGAGACCGAGGAGTCCACGGTCACCGACACGGTGCTGCTCTCGCTCAGCGACGTCGGCCTCGAGGGCGAGGGCGGTCGCCCGCTGCTGAAGGGCATCAGCCTGAGCATCCGCAAGGGTGAGGTGCTCGGCATCGCCGGCGTCGAGGGCAACGGCCAGGAGGAGCTGGTCGAGACCATCATGGGGATGCGCAAGGGGAGCGGCACGATCGCCCTCAACGGGGTCGACATCGCCTCCTGGGACACCCGCGAGCGACGCGAAGCCGGGATCGGGTTCGTGCCTGCCGACCGGCACCGGCACGGGCTCCTGCTCGACGCCCCGCTCTGGGAGAACCGGATCCTCGGACACCAGACCCGGCCGCCCTCGAGCAACGGGCTGCTGATCCAGGCCAAGGACGCCAAGGCCGACACCGAGCGGATCGTGCGCGAGTACGACGTCCGCACGCCCTCGATCTCCACCAGCGCCCGCGCCCTGTCCGGCGGCAACCAGCAGAAGCTGATCGTCGGCCGGGAGATGAGCGGCGACCCGGTCCTGCTGATCGCCTCCCACCCCACGCGCGGTGTCGACGTCGGTGCCCAGGCGGCGATCTGGGACCACATCAAGCGAGCCCGCAGGGAAGGACTCGGAGTGCTGCTGATCTCGGCCGACCTCGACGAGCTGATCGGTCTGTCCGACACCATCGACGTCATCCTGCGCGGTGAGCTCGTCGGCCGGTTCGACCCGCGGTCGGTGACGCCCCAGGACCTCGGCTCGGCGATGACGGGGGGCAAGGGCGCATGA
- the meaB gene encoding methylmalonyl Co-A mutase-associated GTPase MeaB, with the protein MPVDVPGLVAGIRAGNRASVSRAITLVESSRADHRAAARELLTALADVSAGSTTGTAVRVGISGVPGVGKSTFIEALGVHLTRTGHRVGVLAVDPSSVRTGGSVLGDKTRMVELSADPNAYIRPSPSAGTLGGVARATTQAMLVLEAAGYDVVLVETVGVGQSEVTVAGMVDSFLFLTLARTGDQLQGIKKGVLEIADVIAVNKADGDRETEARSAARELAGALRLVYAGGDAWVPPVLTCSGLEGLEVNTVWQRVLDHRAHLGEDGLRSKRADQQLEFTWALVRDELAERLRRSPGVAAIRDQVRAEVLAGELTAPVAADRLIAAYDGDDAQ; encoded by the coding sequence ATGCCCGTCGACGTACCTGGGCTGGTTGCCGGCATCCGTGCCGGTAACCGCGCCTCGGTGAGTCGTGCCATCACGCTGGTCGAGAGCTCACGGGCCGATCACCGGGCAGCGGCGCGGGAGCTGTTGACGGCGCTGGCGGACGTCTCGGCAGGCTCGACGACCGGGACGGCTGTGCGCGTGGGCATCTCCGGTGTCCCGGGGGTCGGCAAGTCCACGTTCATCGAGGCGCTCGGCGTCCACCTGACCAGGACCGGTCACCGGGTCGGTGTCCTCGCGGTGGATCCCTCCAGCGTCCGCACCGGCGGCTCGGTGCTCGGCGACAAGACCCGGATGGTCGAGCTCTCGGCAGACCCGAACGCCTACATCCGACCCAGCCCGTCGGCCGGCACGCTGGGCGGGGTCGCTCGTGCCACCACCCAGGCGATGCTCGTGCTCGAGGCCGCCGGGTACGACGTCGTCCTCGTCGAGACCGTCGGTGTCGGACAGTCCGAGGTCACGGTCGCAGGGATGGTCGACAGCTTCCTGTTCCTCACCCTCGCCCGCACCGGTGATCAGCTCCAGGGCATCAAGAAGGGCGTCCTCGAGATCGCCGACGTGATCGCGGTGAACAAGGCCGACGGTGACCGCGAGACCGAGGCGCGGTCGGCAGCCCGCGAGCTCGCCGGCGCGCTGCGCCTGGTGTACGCCGGCGGCGACGCGTGGGTGCCTCCCGTCCTGACCTGCTCCGGTCTCGAGGGCCTCGAGGTCAACACGGTCTGGCAGCGCGTGCTGGACCACCGCGCCCACCTCGGCGAGGACGGTCTGCGGTCCAAGCGGGCCGACCAGCAGCTGGAGTTCACCTGGGCCCTGGTCCGCGACGAGCTCGCCGAGCGGTTGCGCCGTTCCCCGGGGGTCGCCGCCATCCGTGACCAGGTCCGTGCCGAGGTCCTCGCCGGCGAGCTGACCGCGCCTGTTGCGGCGGACCGGCTGATCGCGGCGTACGACGGCGACGACGCGCAGTAA
- a CDS encoding amidohydrolase — translation MSTLPPSGPTPGPTSALIDRFSAGVDRIADDLIEVRRELHAHPELSWREERTTALVAKRLGAAGIDVTLLPGSGLYADLGHGTGPIVALRADLDALPVADRTGDPWASTVDGVAHACGHDVHTSSLIGVGLALNEIADELPGRVRLIFQPAEEIMPGGALMSIEAGVMASVGQIYMLHCDPSLDIGRIGLREGPLTGAADSLEIELSGRGGHTSRPHLTEDLTFALGKLVTELPAVLSRRLDPRAGVSVVWGMLHSGAAMNVIPSTGRLAGTVRMLDAVAWADAEQIVRETIAAIVSPYGVSTEVTYTRGVPPVVNATSATRTMGAAIEDVLGPEGLVSTAQSLGGEDFAWYLERASGAMARLGTRTPGGPTYDLHQGDLRIDEAAIGIGAKVLGATAIRAL, via the coding sequence GTGTCCACGCTGCCGCCTTCCGGGCCGACTCCCGGGCCGACCTCCGCACTGATCGACCGGTTCTCCGCCGGTGTCGATCGGATCGCTGACGACCTGATCGAGGTCCGCCGCGAGCTGCACGCGCACCCGGAGTTGTCCTGGCGCGAGGAGCGCACGACCGCGCTGGTCGCGAAGCGGCTCGGCGCGGCCGGCATCGACGTCACCCTGCTGCCCGGCAGCGGCCTGTACGCCGACCTCGGTCACGGCACCGGTCCGATCGTCGCCCTGCGCGCCGACCTGGACGCCCTCCCGGTCGCCGACCGCACGGGGGACCCGTGGGCGAGCACCGTCGACGGCGTCGCGCACGCCTGCGGCCACGACGTCCACACCAGCTCGCTGATCGGTGTCGGGCTCGCCCTGAACGAGATCGCCGACGAGCTCCCGGGACGCGTCCGACTCATCTTCCAGCCGGCCGAGGAGATCATGCCCGGCGGTGCGCTGATGAGCATCGAGGCCGGGGTGATGGCCAGTGTCGGTCAGATCTACATGCTGCACTGCGACCCGTCCCTGGACATCGGTCGCATCGGCCTGCGCGAGGGACCGTTGACCGGTGCGGCGGACTCGCTGGAGATCGAGCTGTCCGGCAGGGGTGGGCACACCTCGCGACCGCACCTCACCGAGGACCTCACCTTCGCCCTCGGCAAGCTCGTCACCGAGCTGCCCGCCGTCCTCTCGCGCCGCCTCGACCCGCGGGCCGGGGTCAGCGTGGTCTGGGGGATGCTGCACTCCGGGGCCGCCATGAACGTGATCCCGTCGACCGGCCGCCTGGCCGGCACCGTCCGGATGCTCGACGCCGTGGCGTGGGCGGACGCGGAGCAGATCGTGCGCGAGACCATCGCGGCGATCGTCAGCCCGTACGGCGTGAGCACCGAGGTGACCTACACGCGCGGTGTCCCGCCGGTGGTCAACGCGACCTCCGCGACCCGGACCATGGGCGCGGCGATCGAGGACGTGCTCGGCCCCGAGGGCCTGGTCAGCACCGCGCAGAGCCTCGGCGGCGAGGACTTCGCCTGGTACCTCGAACGCGCATCCGGCGCGATGGCCCGGTTGGGCACCCGGACCCCGGGCGGACCGACGTACGACCTGCACCAGGGCGACCTCCGGATCGACGAAGCAGCCATCGGGATCGGGGCCAAGGTCCTGGGTGCGACCGCCATCCGGGCGCTCTGA
- a CDS encoding BMP family ABC transporter substrate-binding protein, with protein MSKIAVVALVASLALVGCGKNDDKSGDSGNKGSASKDVCETAKGDGPKVGLAYDVGGQGDQSFNDSAYTGLAKAVEELGATCVEGEATEGEAEAARETRLKDMADKGLNPIIGVGFAYSDAINAVAPNYPNINFGVIDGFDPDAKANANVAYLGFAENQGSYLVGVAAALTTKSGKIGFVGGVHNDLIKKFEAGYVAGAKSVKPDIKVDVKYIEESDLSGFGDPAGGKEAATAEFDGGADVVYHASGASGSGVFEAAADAGDGKWAIGVDSDQYLTAPDNQKTHILTSMLKRVDVATFDMIKSVADGSPVTSYVTYDLAKDGVGYSTSGGFVDSIKSQIDEAAAKIKSGDITVPDKP; from the coding sequence ATGAGCAAGATCGCTGTCGTAGCACTGGTCGCGTCCCTGGCGCTGGTCGGTTGCGGCAAGAACGACGACAAGTCCGGTGACTCCGGAAACAAGGGCAGCGCCAGCAAGGACGTCTGCGAGACCGCCAAGGGTGACGGCCCGAAGGTCGGCCTCGCGTACGACGTCGGAGGCCAGGGCGACCAGTCGTTCAACGACTCCGCCTACACCGGTCTGGCGAAGGCCGTGGAGGAGCTCGGCGCGACCTGTGTCGAGGGCGAGGCCACCGAGGGCGAGGCCGAGGCCGCGCGCGAGACCCGCCTCAAGGACATGGCCGACAAGGGCCTCAACCCGATCATCGGCGTCGGCTTCGCCTACAGCGACGCCATCAACGCGGTCGCCCCGAACTACCCGAACATCAACTTCGGTGTGATCGACGGCTTCGACCCCGATGCCAAGGCCAACGCCAACGTCGCCTACCTCGGCTTCGCCGAGAACCAGGGCTCCTACCTGGTGGGTGTCGCCGCGGCGCTGACCACCAAGAGCGGCAAGATCGGCTTCGTCGGTGGCGTCCACAACGACCTCATCAAGAAGTTCGAGGCCGGCTACGTGGCGGGCGCCAAGTCCGTCAAGCCCGACATCAAGGTCGACGTCAAGTACATCGAGGAGAGCGACCTCTCCGGCTTCGGCGACCCGGCGGGTGGCAAGGAAGCCGCCACTGCTGAGTTCGACGGCGGCGCCGACGTGGTCTACCACGCCTCGGGTGCCTCCGGCTCCGGTGTGTTCGAGGCCGCGGCCGACGCCGGCGACGGCAAGTGGGCCATCGGCGTCGACTCCGACCAGTACCTGACCGCCCCGGACAACCAGAAGACCCACATCCTGACCTCGATGCTCAAGCGCGTCGACGTCGCGACCTTCGACATGATCAAGTCGGTCGCCGACGGTTCGCCGGTGACCAGCTACGTCACCTACGACCTGGCGAAGGACGGCGTCGGCTACTCGACGTCCGGCGGGTTCGTCGACAGCATCAAGTCGCAGATCGACGAAGCGGCAGCGAAGATCAAGTCCGGCGACATCACGGTTCCTGACAAGCCCTGA
- a CDS encoding cytidine deaminase: MNFDWDALVTAAKGAMKNAYAPYSKFPVGAAARVADGRFVTGCNVENAAYGVALCAECGLISQLVLSGGGRLTHFACVNGAGEVLMPCGRCRQLLWEHGGPDLEVLTTHGVKRMDEVLPDAFGADDLH, from the coding sequence GTGAACTTCGACTGGGACGCCCTGGTGACGGCGGCCAAGGGCGCGATGAAGAACGCCTACGCGCCGTACTCGAAGTTCCCGGTGGGCGCTGCCGCGCGGGTCGCCGACGGTCGCTTCGTGACCGGGTGCAACGTGGAGAACGCGGCGTACGGCGTGGCGCTGTGCGCCGAGTGCGGACTGATCTCGCAGCTGGTGCTCTCCGGGGGCGGTCGGCTGACGCACTTCGCCTGCGTCAACGGTGCCGGCGAGGTGCTGATGCCGTGCGGTCGCTGCCGCCAGCTGCTCTGGGAGCACGGCGGGCCCGACCTCGAGGTGCTCACCACGCACGGCGTGAAGCGGATGGATGAGGTGCTGCCGGATGCCTTCGGTGCCGACGACCTCCATTGA